A genomic window from Nicotiana sylvestris chromosome 11, ASM39365v2, whole genome shotgun sequence includes:
- the LOC104234420 gene encoding uncharacterized protein — MPVMDLRSKVSLLSNLVRGNCPHRITSKLKLYGDTITDYDMLEKTFTTFHASNMVVQQQYREKGFKNRSHGCGRRQRRNFHGVNHLPKINNHQKWKGKDEKPKANGSETECYGCGGNGHWPNICRIPRHLVELYQASLKNKGPEANFVYDNEFDITHLDVADFFKRPDGKIDHLIGDGSVVKED; from the exons atgccggttatggatcttcggagtaaggtgagtctcctttctaatcttgtaagaggaaattgtcctcatag aattacttctaaattgaagCTCTATGGAGATACTATCACTGATTATGACATGCTTGAAAAAACGTTTACAAcgtttcatgcctccaatatggtcGTGCAACAGCAGTACAGAGAGAAAGGTTTCAAGAA TCGTAGCCATGGCTGTGGCCGTAGACAACGAAGAAATTTTCATGGTGTTAATCATCTCCCAAAGATAAATAACCACCAAAAGTGGAAAGGGAAAGACGAGAAGCCAAAAGCAAATGGTTCAGAAACTGAATGTTATGGTTGCGGTGGAAATGGACATTGGCCAAATATTTGTCGTATACCAAGacatttggttgagctttatcaagcatctctaaAGAATAAAGGCCCTGAAGCTAACTTTGTCTATGACAATGAATTTGACATCACCCACTTAGATGTGGCAGACTTCTTTAAGCGCCCTGATGGAAAAATAGACCACTTGATCGGTGATGGATCTGTGGTTAAAGAAGATTGA